Below is a window of Myroides profundi DNA.
AGATCACCCTTCAGAAGCGGGATACTACTTACTAAAACGATAACTAAACAAAAAGACAGCCTATTAGCTGTCTTTTTAACCCAGAATCAGTGATAGACATATAAACGAAAAGTAATTATACAAAATAGCTCTGAATTAGTGATACAAGCATACTATAGTATGGTTTTAGAGCTAATAAAAGAGATATGAAGTAGAATTGCTTTGTAGTATTTGGCTAACGCTTATTCTGGGTTTAATATACTGTCTGTCTTTTAAGGTATTAATACGGCTCTACCTTTCAGTTCTCCTTTTCTCATTTTATCATATACCTCTAGAGCCTGATCTAAAGGAAACTTCTCTACTTCGATATGGATATGCCCTTGTCTAGCTAGTTCTATAACTTCCATTAGTTCTACTTCAGATCCCCAATACGGTATAGATACATTCACTCCAAAAGGAACTCTTCCGAAGCCAAAAGGATAGTTACCTCCTGACAGTCCTATGATGGTAAGGTCTCCATTTAATCCCACTACTTTTGCTCCTAATTCGATAGTAGAGGTCGCTCCTACAAAGTCAAGTACAGCTATAGCTTTCTTCGCCCCTGTTATCTTTATGATTTGCTCTGCAGCATCCTTATCTGCTGAATTAACAGTATAAGTAGCTCCCATTTTCTTAGCGAAATCTAATTTGTCTTGAGTAATATCACATGCAATAATAGTAGCGCTACTAATGGCCTTTAATATCTGTAAAGCAGTATGCCCTAAGCCTCCAATACCGATAACAACTACATAAGAATCTGGAGACAGTTTATGCAACGATCTCTTAATCGCAGAATATGGTGTCAAAGCCGCATCTGTAATAGGCGCAGCTATAGCAGGATCTAAGTCCCCTATCGGCACTAATAAACGAGAAGAAGGTACTAGCATATACTCTGCCATCCCTCCATCTAATCCTAATCCTCCTCCTGCAGACTGACTCGCATGGTTATCACAGTAGTTCTCAGAAGATTGTTTGCATGGCTTACAATGTCCACATCCCCAAGGACCATAGACTACTATGGCATCTCCTTTTTTAAATCCTGTTACACTTTCACCCATTGCCTCTACATAACCAGCATTCTCATGACCTAAGGTAAAAGGTCCAGGTACGATACCGTCATCTATCACATGCAAATCTGAATGACAGACTCCAGCACCTGCTACTTTAATTAATACTTGCTCTCCTGTAGGTACAGGAATAGGCATATCATCAACGATTTTCACATCGTGTAGTCCTAAAAAACGTACTGCTTTCATTTTCATAATTATGGTTTTAAGTATACTCACTAAGTTACAAAAATGAATTAAAAGAGTCAGTTTATATCCGTTCTCTATACATTACACAAGTAATCTATCAATATGCTTATTAATTCACAGCACAACTACACAATACGCAATACATTAATAGAAATCATAATAGATGCTCCAACCCTTTGATTGTTTATTATAAGCAAACATAAAACTTCCATTATCTACTACATTCAGATTCACTTTTTCATTAGTCGAGATTTGGAATACAAATTCGTATCCCTCTCCATACTCTTCATCTACTCCGATACCCGACTGACAGTAAGAAGGATACCCTCCTAACTTAGTGTCATAACAATGTGCGTCAAACACATCGTAGTAGCTCTCCATCACCCCCTCATCCTCCATCTCACAGATTCGATCCTCTTGTTCTAAGGTTAATCCTCCTCCGTCCCAGATAGGATAATCTACCTGTTCTAATCGAGATTTTAAAGGAAATGGATGTAAAATAGAATCCTTATTAGTCAATTCCTTCTGAACAACACCTTCTAAGGAATCATAGGTTCTAATCACCCATTTATTTCCCATCTGCTCT
It encodes the following:
- a CDS encoding DUF1963 domain-containing protein encodes the protein MKTIEQLKQEIGRTITAFEVGGFRPLNTIEESWIARVTAYKEEEGIPLDDHGREMIPLLQLYLPTLPFVPKALEGIVLLTVFMSYEFPEQLEQMGNKWVIRTYDSLEGVVQKELTNKDSILHPFPLKSRLEQVDYPIWDGGGLTLEQEDRICEMEDEGVMESYYDVFDAHCYDTKLGGYPSYCQSGIGVDEEYGEGYEFVFQISTNEKVNLNVVDNGSFMFAYNKQSKGWSIYYDFY
- a CDS encoding NAD(P)-dependent alcohol dehydrogenase, encoding MKMKAVRFLGLHDVKIVDDMPIPVPTGEQVLIKVAGAGVCHSDLHVIDDGIVPGPFTLGHENAGYVEAMGESVTGFKKGDAIVVYGPWGCGHCKPCKQSSENYCDNHASQSAGGGLGLDGGMAEYMLVPSSRLLVPIGDLDPAIAAPITDAALTPYSAIKRSLHKLSPDSYVVVIGIGGLGHTALQILKAISSATIIACDITQDKLDFAKKMGATYTVNSADKDAAEQIIKITGAKKAIAVLDFVGATSTIELGAKVVGLNGDLTIIGLSGGNYPFGFGRVPFGVNVSIPYWGSEVELMEVIELARQGHIHIEVEKFPLDQALEVYDKMRKGELKGRAVLIP